A genomic segment from Verrucomicrobiaceae bacterium encodes:
- a CDS encoding OmpA family protein — translation MKPNLIVLASLFLSFPHLLSAQNAADLPGSKDPAGLKRYEGTRTTFFEEKAFGSYTLPLGKLTKKSNVNIFANSLALEGKVTKVTYISNDPNRTALEVFRNYQSELAAGGWETLWTGTGEELSAGKGILFRSLFADRPGGTFALSHPGAQYLAAKKGSAHLALFVANFKAGTVNPKSLQPKAGVPVIAIDLIESKDMEEKMVLVKAEEMASGIIQQGVVNLYGFHFDTASATLKPESDATLDEVAKLLKSDPALRLLVVGHTDIVGKFEGNIELSKNRAAAVVSALTQRLPAAATRLTPCGVGYQCPIASNGSEEGRAKNRRVALVKVEN, via the coding sequence ATGAAACCGAACCTCATTGTCCTTGCCTCACTCTTCCTCAGTTTCCCCCACTTACTGAGTGCACAAAATGCGGCGGACCTTCCCGGCTCCAAAGACCCCGCTGGGCTGAAACGCTATGAGGGCACGCGCACAACATTTTTTGAAGAAAAGGCCTTTGGCAGCTACACACTGCCTCTGGGAAAACTGACGAAAAAGTCGAACGTGAACATCTTTGCCAATAGTTTGGCGCTGGAGGGCAAAGTGACGAAAGTCACCTACATCAGTAACGATCCCAATCGCACGGCGCTGGAAGTCTTTCGGAACTACCAGAGCGAGCTCGCCGCAGGTGGCTGGGAGACGCTATGGACAGGCACGGGCGAGGAACTCAGTGCTGGCAAAGGCATTCTGTTTCGTTCTCTTTTTGCGGATCGCCCCGGTGGCACCTTTGCCCTTAGTCATCCTGGGGCCCAGTATTTAGCAGCGAAGAAAGGCAGCGCCCATCTGGCGCTGTTCGTCGCGAACTTCAAAGCAGGCACCGTGAACCCCAAGAGCCTACAACCGAAAGCGGGAGTGCCAGTGATCGCTATCGACCTGATCGAATCCAAGGACATGGAGGAAAAGATGGTGCTGGTCAAAGCGGAGGAAATGGCCTCTGGGATCATCCAGCAAGGTGTGGTAAACCTCTACGGCTTTCATTTCGACACCGCTTCCGCCACATTGAAGCCAGAGTCTGATGCCACACTTGATGAAGTGGCGAAGCTGCTCAAATCAGACCCCGCACTGCGCCTGCTCGTCGTCGGCCATACCGACATCGTGGGAAAATTCGAAGGCAATATCGAGCTGTCTAAAAACCGCGCAGCAGCAGTGGTATCCGCACTCACGCAGCGGCTCCCCGCTGCCGCCACCAGACTCACGCCCTGCGGCGTGGGCTATCAGTGCCCCATCGCCAGCAATGGCAGCGAAGAAGGCCGGGCGAAAAACCGCCGTGTCGCACTGGTGAAGGTGGAAAATTGA
- a CDS encoding FAD:protein FMN transferase, with protein MNHSPPPQPGRRRFLALAAGACGAAGWWRWQDGLKKVTQQSQALGANVSITALHADEATAQHALKAAFAELKQIESVMSLYRPESQICRLNRHSVLEAPDAQFLEVLRFAAQMAEKSAGAFDMTVQPLWALKGAAADAAVLSKVGWQRVHISPERVQMEKGMAITLNGIAQGYATDAALRVLRQHGVQHALIDAGELAGMGQSPRGRPWSIGIQHPRDRAAFAAMAELPDRALATSGDYETAFSGDFSRHHIIDPHSGLSPMELASVSIAAPDAMTADALSTAIFVLGPQRGLELLHSFPGTDALFITKNGRRNATAGFPFAA; from the coding sequence ATGAATCATTCACCACCTCCGCAGCCGGGCCGTCGCCGTTTTTTAGCACTCGCGGCAGGGGCTTGTGGTGCAGCGGGGTGGTGGCGCTGGCAAGATGGGCTCAAGAAGGTCACACAGCAGTCCCAGGCACTCGGCGCTAATGTTTCGATCACGGCACTGCATGCGGATGAGGCCACCGCACAGCATGCGCTGAAAGCTGCCTTTGCCGAGCTAAAGCAGATCGAGTCGGTGATGAGCCTCTACCGGCCTGAAAGCCAGATTTGCCGACTGAATCGACATTCCGTGCTGGAAGCACCGGATGCGCAGTTTTTGGAGGTACTGCGTTTTGCGGCACAGATGGCTGAAAAGTCCGCTGGAGCCTTTGATATGACCGTACAGCCTCTTTGGGCACTGAAAGGTGCCGCAGCGGATGCGGCGGTGCTTTCCAAGGTGGGCTGGCAGCGTGTGCATATCAGCCCTGAGCGAGTGCAGATGGAAAAAGGCATGGCCATCACGCTCAATGGCATCGCCCAGGGTTACGCCACGGATGCGGCTCTGCGGGTGCTGCGGCAGCACGGCGTGCAGCATGCGCTGATCGATGCCGGCGAGCTCGCAGGCATGGGCCAGAGCCCGCGTGGTAGGCCGTGGAGCATCGGTATACAGCATCCGCGTGATCGAGCTGCCTTCGCCGCGATGGCCGAGCTGCCCGACCGTGCTCTAGCCACCTCAGGCGACTATGAGACGGCTTTCAGCGGCGATTTCAGCCGCCACCACATCATTGACCCTCACAGCGGACTGTCGCCAATGGAGCTAGCCAGTGTCTCGATTGCTGCACCGGATGCGATGACGGCAGATGCACTCTCCACGGCTATCTTTGTGCTCGGGCCACAGCGAGGGCTGGAGTTGCTGCATTCTTTTCCCGGCACGGATGCGCTATTCATCACCAAAAATGGCCGCCGCAATGCCACAGCGGGCTTTCCTTTTGCCGCCTGA
- a CDS encoding FMN-binding protein: MKTLSILLFLTVVVVSRADTIELISGAKVEGKVLANDAAAKTLTVEFLLSGKLTQRTVPYATVRAITVGGVRSMIGAAAAVAATPTTRTPAEVKAFISSVGPSEPDWLKSTGLNLPKTLDLSWPEKPPQGWNNQKNVGQFIWDIINPNTNRWKEGVKLMHDLLATKPDAALKARATKELANMHFRFFQDYARAAWWWQQAEITANDPPGIHLAECYWRLGSKQMALDFIGRSQYLTLNAIKLLGDMQETDRALEMADEYNDPDAWLLAGDACRLAGRIPQAKALYEKVVSTPPPAGQKPDRLKRTQNRAQASLEALRLYELSDVSKVADGTYKDSSLGYEGQVEVSVKVSGKKIEGVQITQHKEKQYYSSMRDVPEQIIAKQGVKQVDATSRATITSEAIINAVSKALAQERNEGR, translated from the coding sequence ATGAAGACGCTCTCCATACTCCTTTTCTTAACCGTGGTGGTGGTAAGCCGTGCGGACACAATCGAGCTCATCAGTGGTGCCAAAGTAGAGGGCAAAGTGCTCGCCAATGATGCTGCTGCAAAGACCCTCACAGTGGAGTTCTTGCTCAGTGGCAAGCTGACGCAGCGCACAGTGCCGTATGCGACCGTGCGGGCCATCACCGTCGGTGGTGTGCGTAGCATGATCGGTGCAGCGGCGGCGGTCGCGGCAACTCCCACCACGCGCACTCCAGCGGAGGTGAAAGCATTCATCTCCTCAGTCGGACCCTCTGAGCCGGATTGGCTGAAATCCACAGGGCTGAATCTGCCCAAGACACTCGATCTCTCCTGGCCGGAGAAGCCACCCCAGGGCTGGAACAACCAAAAGAATGTCGGCCAATTCATCTGGGACATCATCAATCCGAACACCAACCGCTGGAAAGAAGGCGTGAAGCTCATGCACGACCTGCTCGCGACGAAGCCCGACGCTGCTCTCAAAGCCCGCGCCACCAAGGAGCTGGCGAACATGCACTTCCGCTTCTTTCAGGACTACGCCCGCGCCGCCTGGTGGTGGCAGCAGGCAGAAATCACGGCCAATGATCCGCCGGGCATCCATCTGGCCGAGTGTTATTGGCGTCTCGGTAGCAAGCAGATGGCACTCGATTTCATCGGTCGGTCGCAATATCTCACGCTCAACGCAATCAAGCTCCTCGGGGACATGCAGGAGACGGACCGCGCTCTCGAAATGGCCGATGAATATAATGACCCTGATGCATGGCTCTTAGCAGGAGATGCCTGTCGCCTCGCTGGTCGTATCCCCCAGGCGAAAGCTCTCTACGAGAAAGTGGTGAGCACTCCGCCGCCTGCGGGCCAGAAACCAGATCGCCTGAAGCGCACACAAAACCGTGCCCAGGCCAGTCTTGAGGCCCTGCGGCTCTACGAACTCTCCGACGTGTCCAAAGTGGCTGATGGCACCTACAAAGACAGCAGCCTCGGTTACGAAGGCCAAGTGGAAGTCAGTGTGAAGGTGAGTGGCAAAAAAATCGAAGGCGTCCAAATCACCCAACACAAAGAGAAGCAGTACTACTCCTCCATGCGTGATGTGCCGGAGCAGATCATCGCCAAACAAGGCGTCAAACAAGTGGATGCCACTAGCCGCGCCACTATTACCAGTGAGGCCATCATCAATGCCGTATCCAAAGCGCTCGCTCAGGAGCGAAATGAGGGGCGTTGA